The following proteins are encoded in a genomic region of Nonomuraea muscovyensis:
- a CDS encoding MmyB family transcriptional regulator has translation MSEGKPSQVGTLLREWRRRRRLSQLDLALLADSSARHLSYVETGRAHPSRTMVLRLSAALDVPLRERNTLLLAAGYAPAYRESSLDDAYLASVRTAVDTMLAAHEPYPAVVVDRLWNVLDGNHAMTVLMDGIPPHLLRPRPNVFRLTLHPDGLSARLANLGEVRTLFLERLRRQVNATGDADLRALYEEVSHYPAPAAPAEEDPTGDVGPIQVPLRVRTPFGELSMFSTMATFGAPADVTLSELAIELFYPLDEFTATALRGLSAARHDLPAHGEGLVGGA, from the coding sequence ATGAGCGAGGGGAAACCGTCGCAGGTCGGCACCCTGCTGCGGGAGTGGCGGCGGCGGCGCCGGCTCAGCCAGCTCGACCTGGCGCTGCTGGCCGACAGCTCGGCCCGGCACCTGTCGTACGTCGAGACCGGGCGCGCCCACCCGAGCCGGACGATGGTGCTGCGCCTGTCGGCCGCCCTGGACGTGCCGCTGCGCGAGCGCAACACGCTGTTGCTGGCCGCCGGCTACGCCCCCGCCTACCGGGAGAGCAGCCTCGACGACGCCTACCTGGCCTCCGTCCGCACCGCCGTCGACACCATGCTGGCGGCGCACGAGCCGTACCCCGCCGTCGTGGTCGACCGCCTGTGGAACGTGCTGGACGGCAACCACGCCATGACCGTCCTCATGGACGGCATCCCGCCCCACCTGCTCCGGCCGCGGCCCAACGTGTTCCGGCTGACCCTGCACCCCGACGGCCTGTCCGCGAGGCTGGCCAACCTCGGCGAGGTCAGGACCCTGTTCCTCGAACGGCTGCGGCGCCAGGTCAACGCCACCGGCGACGCCGACCTGCGCGCCCTGTACGAGGAGGTGAGCCACTATCCCGCGCCCGCCGCGCCCGCCGAGGAGGACCCGACCGGCGACGTCGGGCCGATCCAGGTGCCGCTGCGGGTGCGGACGCCGTTCGGCGAGCTGTCGATGTTCAGCACCATGGCCACCTTCGGCGCCCCGGCCGACGTGACGCTGTCGGAGCTGGCGATCGAGCTGTTCTACCCCCTCGACGAGTTCACCGCCACGGCCCTGCGCGGCCTGTCAGCCGCCCGCCACGACCTGCCGGCGCACGGCGAGGGTCTCGTCGGCGGCGCGTGA
- a CDS encoding alpha/beta fold hydrolase, producing MTSTHTLTVPGARLHYEVRGAGPLLLVMGSPMGAAAFAPVADALAAAHTVVTHDPRGIAGSRLDDPEQESTPELRADDVAALLDALGAESADVFGSSGGAVTGLALAERHPARVRTLVAHEPPLLELLPDVAEQRAAVEDMIDTFHREGLFAAWRKFMANAGYGEDDVPGPADEKPSEQDLADSARFFAHELRGTTRYVPDAAALRSGPVRVVVGLGAESGRLITRRTSTALAELLGTPLVEFPGEHAGFADRPAEFAEVLSKVLA from the coding sequence ATGACCAGCACCCACACCCTCACCGTCCCCGGCGCCCGCCTGCACTACGAGGTCCGCGGCGCGGGCCCCCTGCTGCTGGTGATGGGCTCGCCGATGGGCGCCGCCGCGTTCGCGCCCGTGGCCGACGCGCTCGCCGCCGCCCACACCGTCGTCACCCACGACCCACGCGGCATCGCCGGAAGCAGGCTCGACGACCCCGAGCAGGAGTCCACGCCGGAGCTGCGGGCCGACGACGTCGCCGCCCTGCTCGACGCCCTCGGCGCCGAGTCGGCCGACGTGTTCGGCAGCAGCGGCGGCGCGGTGACCGGGCTCGCGCTCGCCGAGCGGCATCCCGCCCGGGTCCGGACGCTCGTCGCGCACGAGCCGCCCCTGCTGGAGTTGCTGCCCGACGTCGCCGAGCAGCGCGCGGCGGTGGAGGACATGATCGACACCTTCCACCGGGAGGGCCTGTTCGCCGCGTGGCGGAAGTTCATGGCCAACGCCGGGTACGGGGAGGACGACGTCCCCGGCCCGGCCGACGAGAAGCCGAGCGAGCAGGACCTCGCCGACAGCGCCCGCTTCTTCGCCCACGAACTCCGCGGCACCACCCGGTACGTGCCGGACGCCGCCGCGCTGCGGTCCGGTCCGGTCCGGGTCGTCGTCGGCCTCGGCGCCGAGTCGGGACGCCTGATCACCCGGCGGACGTCCACGGCGCTGGCCGAACTGCTCGGCACGCCGCTCGTCGAGTTCCCCGGCGAGCACGCCGGGTTCGCCGACCGGCCTGCCGAGTTCGCCGAGGTGCTGAGCAAGGTCCTCGCGTAG